In the Setaria italica strain Yugu1 chromosome VI, Setaria_italica_v2.0, whole genome shotgun sequence genome, one interval contains:
- the LOC106804394 gene encoding uncharacterized protein LOC106804394: MQEEFDALLANHTWGLVPHPARANVVNGKWDFKHKFHADEIVYCAQPAGFEDIACPDHLGFVEAKTDTSLFVYHRGTDMVYLLLCVDDIVLRASSTPLLRHTIDALQREFLMKDLGEFHHFLGMHVKLSGDGLLLSQRQFMLEILERAGMTDCKSYSTLVDTNPKLSATDGALLVNGTDFRSLAGALWYLTFSRPDIAYAVQQVCLRMHDPREPHLAALKRILQYIRGTLHLGLHL; encoded by the exons ATGCAGGAGGAGTTCGACGCGCTGCTGGCCAATCACACATGGGGTCTTGTACCACATCCTGCTCGAGCCAATGTTGTTAATGGCAAGTGGGACTTCAAGCACAAGTTTCATGCCGACG AGATAGTCTACTGTGCTCAGCCTGCTGGCTTTGAGGATATCGCCTGTCCTGATCAT CTCGGCTTTGTGGAAGCCAAGACCGACACTTCCCTGTTTGTGTACCACCGTGGCACCGACATGGTCTATCTTCTCCTTTGTGTGGATGATATAGTCCTCAGGGCGTCTTCGACACCTCTTCTTCGTCACACTATTGATGCCTTACAGCGGGAGTTTTtgatgaaggatcttggtgaattTCATCATTTTTTGGGTATGCATGTTAAGCTGTCTGGTGATGGCCTTCTTTTGTCTCAGCGCCAGTTTATGTTGGAGATTCTGGAGCGTGCTGGTATGACTGATTGCAAGTCTTATTCCACACTAGTTGATACAAATCCAAAACTGTCTGCTACCGACGGTGCCCTGCTTGTCAATGGGACTGATTTTCGAAGCCTTGCTGGTGCTCTATGGTATCTCACCTTCAGTCGTCCCGACATTGCTTATGCGGTTCAGCAGGTTTGTTTACGCATGCACGATCCTCGTGAACCACATCTTGCCGCCTTGAAGCGCATTCTGCAGTATATTCGTGGCACTCTTCACTTGGGTTTGCATCTCTAG